The following coding sequences lie in one Mycobacterium sp. Z3061 genomic window:
- a CDS encoding M20 family metallopeptidase has product MSLVDSAESWLAAHYDDLVDWRRHIHRYPELGRQEFATTQFVAERLADAGLNPKVLPGGTGLTCDFGPEHAPRIALRADMDALPMAERTGAPYASTMPNIAHACGHDAHTAILLGTALSLASVPELPVGVRLIFQAAEELMPGGAIDAIAAGALTGVSRIFALHCDPRLEVGKVAVRLGPITSAADQLEITLYSPGGHTSRPHLTADLVYGLGTLITGLPGVLSRRIDPRNSTVLVWGAVNAGVAPNAIPQSGVLAGTVRTASRQTWIDLEAIIREAVTGLLSPLAIEHTLEYRRGVPPVVNEDISTRILTHAIEAVGPDVLADTRQSGGGEDFSWYLEEVPGAMARLGVWSGDGPQLDLHQPTFDLDERALAIGVRVMVNIIEQSAAF; this is encoded by the coding sequence GTGAGTCTGGTCGACAGCGCCGAGTCGTGGCTGGCCGCCCACTACGACGACCTCGTGGACTGGCGCCGGCACATCCACCGCTACCCGGAGTTGGGCCGCCAGGAGTTCGCCACCACACAGTTCGTCGCCGAGCGCCTGGCCGACGCGGGGCTCAATCCCAAGGTGCTGCCCGGCGGGACGGGTCTGACCTGTGATTTCGGGCCAGAGCACGCGCCCCGGATAGCGTTGCGCGCCGACATGGACGCGCTGCCGATGGCCGAGCGGACCGGCGCGCCGTACGCCTCGACGATGCCCAATATCGCGCACGCCTGTGGCCACGATGCGCACACCGCGATCCTGCTCGGGACGGCGCTGTCGCTGGCCTCGGTGCCCGAACTTCCCGTCGGAGTGCGGTTGATCTTCCAGGCCGCCGAAGAGCTGATGCCCGGTGGCGCGATTGATGCGATCGCCGCCGGGGCGTTGACCGGGGTGTCGCGGATTTTCGCGCTGCACTGCGACCCCCGGCTGGAGGTCGGCAAGGTCGCCGTCCGGCTGGGACCCATCACCTCGGCGGCCGACCAGCTCGAGATCACCCTGTATTCGCCGGGCGGGCACACCTCGCGCCCTCACCTGACCGCCGACCTGGTCTACGGTCTGGGCACCTTGATCACCGGGCTGCCCGGTGTGCTGTCGCGCCGCATCGACCCGCGCAACAGCACCGTGCTGGTGTGGGGCGCGGTCAACGCGGGCGTAGCGCCCAATGCGATTCCGCAGTCCGGGGTGCTGGCCGGGACCGTGCGCACGGCCAGCCGCCAGACCTGGATCGACCTGGAGGCGATCATCCGCGAGGCCGTCACCGGCCTGCTGTCGCCGCTGGCCATCGAGCACACCCTGGAATACCGGCGTGGGGTGCCGCCGGTGGTCAATGAAGACATCTCGACGCGCATCCTGACCCACGCCATCGAAGCCGTCGGCCCGGACGTGCTGGCCGATACCCGGCAGTCCGGGGGTGGGGAGGATTTCTCCTGGTACCTCGAAGAGGTTCCAGGGGCGATGGCGCGCCTGGGGGTGTGGTCGGGGGACGGGCCCCAGCTCGATCTGCACCAGCCGACGTTCGATCTCGACGAGCGGGCGCTGGCGATCGGCGTGCGGGTGATGGTCAACATCATCGAGCAGTCCGCCGCTTTCTGA
- a CDS encoding type IV toxin-antitoxin system AbiEi family antitoxin domain-containing protein, which translates to MSAELDRLLIAQGGVVTTAQALAFLSRRDLQRYVNCGALQRVWRGIYSRDDPTVALRLRGLDLLTGTNVAACMGTAAAAYGFDTERTDSLHVLNPDGRQLRSTDGLVVHRRDGAPLTAVGGRTATAPAWTAIEVVRGLRRPRALATLDATLRSRTCGREQLMRVLDLQSGRRGIVIAREMVSLASPLAESPMESEARLVMLDGGLPPPVLQYEVVDLSGRLWRLDFAWPEYRVAAEYDGVDWHSGPDAFRRDRARAAALQELGWVVVPIIAEDVRHQPAQLVRRIESRLAHARAA; encoded by the coding sequence GTGAGTGCAGAGCTCGACCGGCTGCTTATAGCGCAAGGCGGTGTGGTGACTACCGCTCAGGCGCTCGCCTTCCTGTCCCGCCGAGATCTGCAGCGCTATGTGAATTGCGGCGCTCTGCAGCGGGTTTGGCGCGGGATTTACTCCCGCGACGACCCGACCGTGGCACTTCGGCTGCGCGGGCTGGACCTGTTGACGGGCACAAATGTCGCTGCATGCATGGGCACCGCCGCGGCAGCTTACGGTTTCGACACCGAGCGGACTGACTCTCTGCACGTGCTCAACCCCGATGGGCGACAACTGCGATCGACCGACGGTCTGGTCGTGCATCGGCGTGACGGCGCTCCGCTGACCGCGGTCGGCGGACGGACTGCCACAGCACCGGCATGGACGGCGATTGAGGTCGTGCGCGGACTCCGTCGACCTCGTGCGCTGGCGACACTGGACGCCACGTTGCGCAGCCGAACGTGCGGCCGCGAGCAACTAATGCGGGTTCTCGACCTGCAGTCTGGGCGCCGCGGCATAGTGATCGCTCGTGAAATGGTCTCCCTCGCTTCACCTTTGGCTGAGTCGCCAATGGAGAGCGAGGCCCGCCTGGTCATGCTCGACGGAGGACTGCCGCCGCCGGTGCTGCAGTACGAAGTCGTAGATTTAAGCGGCCGGCTCTGGCGGCTGGACTTCGCCTGGCCGGAATACCGCGTCGCCGCCGAGTATGACGGCGTCGACTGGCACAGCGGACCCGACGCATTCCGTCGAGACCGCGCCCGCGCCGCTGCGCTGCAGGAGCTCGGCTGGGTCGTGGTGCCGATCATCGCCGAGGATGTCCGGCATCAACCCGCGCAACTCGTCCGGCGGATCGAGTCACGACTCGCGCACGCGCGAGCCGCCTGA
- a CDS encoding gamma-glutamylcyclotransferase, which produces MPLYAAYGSNMHPEQMLKRAPHSPMAGTGWLPGWRLTFGGEDIGWEGALATIVEDPDSRVFVVLYDMTPADEMNLDRWEGSEFGVHTKIRCRVERESSDTDIDPVLAWLYVLDGWEGGLPSAQYLGVMADAAEIAGAPADYVHDLRTRPARNIGPGPASPE; this is translated from the coding sequence GTGCCGCTCTACGCCGCCTACGGGTCGAACATGCATCCCGAGCAGATGCTCAAGCGTGCACCCCACTCGCCGATGGCGGGAACTGGCTGGTTACCGGGGTGGCGCCTGACGTTCGGCGGCGAGGACATCGGCTGGGAAGGCGCACTGGCCACCATCGTCGAGGACCCGGACTCGCGGGTGTTCGTGGTGCTGTACGACATGACGCCGGCCGATGAAATGAACCTGGACCGCTGGGAGGGCTCCGAGTTCGGGGTCCACACGAAGATCCGCTGCCGAGTGGAGCGTGAGTCGTCGGACACCGACATCGACCCGGTGCTGGCATGGCTCTATGTGCTGGACGGCTGGGAGGGCGGCCTGCCCTCGGCGCAGTATCTGGGCGTGATGGCCGACGCCGCCGAAATAGCCGGGGCCCCGGCGGATTACGTGCATGACCTACGCACCCGGCCGGCCCGCAACATCGGCCCGGGGCCCGCCAGTCCGGAGTAG
- a CDS encoding glycerol-3-phosphate dehydrogenase/oxidase translates to MSNPSKAADSEQTWSDGSLGPQQRAQAWERLGSEQFDVVVIGGGVVGAGCALDAATRGLKVALVEARDLASGTSSRSSKMFHGGLRYLEQLEFGLVREALFERELSLTTLAPHLVKPLPFLFPLTKRWWERPYIAAGIFLYDQLGGAKSVPAQKHLTRAGALRLSPGLKRSALIGGIRYYDTVVDDARHTMTVARTAAHYGAVVRCSTQVVALLREGDRVTGVRVRDSEDGSINEVRGHVVVNATGVWTDEIQALSKQRGRFQVRASKGVHVVVPRDRIVSDVAMILRTEKSVMFIIPWGSHWIIGTTDTDWNLDLAHPAATKADIDYILTTVNAVLATPLTHADIDGVYAGLRPLLAGESDETSKLSREHAVAVPSAGLVAIAGGKYTTYRVMAEDAIDAAVQFIPTRVAPSITEKVSLLGADGYFALINQVEHVGERVGLHPYRVRHLLDRYGSMMDDVLALAADHPELLTPIKEAPGYLKVEAVYAVAAEGALHLEDILARRMRISIEYSHRGVDCAREVADLVAPVLGWSADDVNREVANYKARVEAEVLSQAQPDDVSADELRASAPEARAEILEPVPLN, encoded by the coding sequence GTGAGCAACCCGAGCAAGGCAGCCGACAGCGAGCAGACCTGGTCCGATGGGTCGCTGGGACCGCAGCAGCGCGCGCAGGCCTGGGAGCGCCTCGGCTCCGAGCAGTTCGACGTGGTGGTGATCGGCGGTGGTGTGGTGGGCGCCGGGTGCGCGCTGGACGCCGCCACCCGCGGACTCAAGGTGGCCCTCGTCGAAGCCCGGGATCTGGCCTCGGGCACGTCCAGTCGCTCGTCGAAGATGTTCCACGGCGGCCTGCGCTACCTGGAACAACTCGAGTTCGGTCTGGTGCGTGAGGCGCTCTTCGAACGCGAACTGTCCCTGACCACGCTGGCGCCGCATCTGGTCAAGCCGCTGCCGTTCCTGTTCCCGCTGACCAAGCGCTGGTGGGAGCGTCCCTACATCGCCGCCGGCATCTTCCTGTACGACCAGCTCGGCGGCGCCAAATCCGTTCCGGCGCAGAAGCATCTGACCCGCGCGGGCGCACTGCGGCTGAGCCCCGGCCTCAAGCGCAGCGCCCTGATCGGCGGCATCCGCTACTACGACACCGTGGTCGACGACGCCCGTCACACCATGACGGTGGCGCGTACGGCTGCGCACTACGGCGCGGTGGTGCGCTGCTCCACGCAGGTGGTCGCGCTGCTGCGCGAGGGCGACCGGGTCACCGGCGTGCGGGTGCGCGACTCCGAGGACGGCTCGATCAACGAGGTTCGCGGGCATGTCGTGGTCAACGCGACCGGAGTCTGGACGGATGAGATCCAGGCGCTGTCCAAACAGCGCGGACGGTTCCAGGTGCGCGCCTCCAAGGGCGTGCACGTCGTGGTGCCGCGCGACCGCATCGTCAGCGACGTCGCGATGATCCTGCGCACCGAGAAATCGGTGATGTTCATCATCCCGTGGGGCAGCCACTGGATCATCGGCACCACCGACACCGACTGGAACCTCGACCTGGCCCATCCGGCCGCCACCAAGGCCGACATCGACTACATCCTGACCACGGTCAACGCCGTGCTGGCCACTCCGCTGACGCACGCCGACATTGACGGGGTGTACGCCGGGCTGCGCCCGCTGCTGGCCGGGGAGAGCGACGAGACCTCCAAGCTCTCCCGCGAACACGCGGTGGCCGTGCCGTCGGCGGGTCTGGTCGCCATCGCCGGCGGCAAGTACACCACCTACCGCGTGATGGCCGAGGATGCGATCGACGCCGCGGTGCAGTTCATCCCGACCAGGGTGGCGCCGTCGATCACCGAGAAGGTGAGCCTGCTGGGCGCCGACGGCTACTTCGCGCTGATCAACCAGGTCGAACACGTCGGCGAGCGGGTCGGACTGCACCCCTACCGGGTCCGTCATCTGCTGGACCGCTACGGCTCGATGATGGACGACGTGCTGGCGCTGGCGGCCGACCATCCCGAACTGCTGACCCCGATCAAGGAGGCGCCCGGCTACCTGAAGGTGGAAGCGGTGTATGCCGTCGCGGCCGAGGGGGCCCTGCACCTCGAGGACATCCTGGCCCGGCGGATGCGCATCTCCATCGAGTACTCGCACCGCGGCGTGGACTGTGCCCGCGAAGTGGCAGACCTGGTCGCACCGGTACTGGGCTGGAGCGCCGACGACGTCAACCGCGAGGTCGCCAACTACAAGGCGCGGGTGGAAGCCGAGGTGCTCTCGCAGGCCCAGCCCGACGACGTCTCCGCCGACGAGCTGCGGGCCAGCGCCCCTGAGGCCCGCGCCGAGATCCTGGAGCCGGTGCCGCTCAACTGA
- a CDS encoding FMN-binding glutamate synthase family protein, with product MKRHSVSAVLGTGIAGLAGWDLWQRRHTILRNYPIVGHLRFILEAVGPELRQYIVTDNNAEKPFSRDQRRWVYTSSKMSNRYFGFGTDNDLERAHNYPIIKHAAFPVSAPDGDPGHPDPKVPLPAAKVLGGARNRAKAFRPESLVNVSGMSFGALGGAAITALNQGVAMAGAMQSTGEGGVSPYHLHGGDLVWQIGTGYFGCRNDDGTFSLPRLIDQVAAAPSIRAIEIKLSQGAKPGLGGMLPGAKVTEEIAKIRGIPVGVDCKSPAGHSAFSDVDGLLEFVETIAAETGLPVGIKSAVGEDAFWPELAARMARTGRGVDFVTVDGGEGGTGAAPLVFSDHVALPFKWAFPRVYRAFAEQGLHHDVVFIGSGKLGIPENALLALALGCDLINVGRTAMFAIGCIQAQRCHTGRCPTGVATQSAWLQHGLDPALKSVRCANYLATLRFELLCLARACGHVHPALVPLNAIEVLDVDLQSARAEDLFDYKPDWGLPGPADVEAITALANALGS from the coding sequence GTGAAACGACACTCCGTGAGTGCTGTGCTGGGAACGGGCATCGCCGGGCTGGCCGGCTGGGACCTCTGGCAACGCCGGCACACCATCTTGCGCAACTACCCCATCGTCGGCCACCTGCGGTTCATCCTGGAAGCCGTCGGGCCGGAGCTGCGGCAGTACATCGTCACCGACAACAACGCGGAGAAACCGTTCAGCCGCGACCAACGGCGCTGGGTGTACACCTCGTCGAAGATGAGCAACCGTTACTTCGGTTTCGGCACCGACAACGACCTGGAACGCGCCCACAACTACCCGATCATCAAGCATGCGGCGTTTCCGGTGTCTGCCCCGGACGGCGATCCCGGCCACCCCGACCCGAAGGTGCCGCTGCCGGCGGCCAAGGTGCTCGGCGGAGCGCGCAACCGCGCCAAGGCCTTTCGGCCGGAATCGTTGGTCAACGTATCGGGGATGAGTTTCGGGGCGCTGGGCGGTGCGGCGATCACCGCGCTGAACCAGGGTGTCGCGATGGCCGGCGCCATGCAGAGCACCGGTGAGGGCGGGGTGTCGCCGTATCACCTGCACGGCGGCGACCTGGTCTGGCAGATCGGCACCGGCTATTTCGGCTGCCGCAACGACGACGGCACCTTCAGCCTGCCGCGGTTGATCGACCAGGTGGCCGCCGCCCCGTCGATCCGGGCCATCGAGATCAAGCTCAGCCAGGGCGCCAAGCCCGGATTGGGCGGCATGCTGCCGGGCGCCAAGGTCACCGAGGAGATCGCCAAGATCCGCGGTATCCCGGTGGGGGTGGACTGCAAGAGCCCGGCCGGGCATTCGGCCTTCAGCGACGTCGACGGTCTGCTGGAGTTCGTCGAGACGATCGCCGCCGAGACGGGGCTGCCGGTGGGCATCAAATCTGCGGTCGGGGAAGACGCGTTCTGGCCGGAGTTGGCGGCGCGGATGGCCCGTACCGGGCGCGGCGTGGACTTCGTGACTGTCGACGGCGGCGAGGGCGGCACCGGCGCGGCGCCGCTGGTGTTCAGCGACCATGTCGCGCTGCCCTTCAAGTGGGCGTTTCCGAGGGTCTACCGCGCCTTCGCCGAGCAGGGTCTGCACCACGACGTGGTGTTCATCGGGTCGGGCAAATTGGGCATTCCGGAGAACGCGCTGCTGGCCCTGGCGCTGGGTTGCGACCTGATCAACGTCGGCCGTACCGCGATGTTCGCCATCGGGTGCATTCAGGCGCAGCGCTGCCACACCGGCCGCTGCCCGACCGGCGTCGCGACGCAGTCGGCCTGGCTGCAGCACGGCCTGGACCCGGCCCTGAAGTCGGTGCGCTGCGCCAACTATCTGGCCACCCTGCGCTTCGAGTTGCTGTGCCTGGCCCGGGCCTGCGGCCACGTGCACCCCGCCCTGGTGCCGCTGAACGCGATCGAGGTGCTCGACGTCGACCTGCAGTCGGCGCGGGCCGAGGATTTGTTCGACTACAAGCCAGACTGGGGGCTGCCCGGGCCGGCCGACGTCGAGGCGATCACGGCGCTGGCTAACGCCCTAGGAAGCTGA
- a CDS encoding DUF5994 family protein — translation MQRPTRLEIKPFRRISEHVDGAWWPRSRRLTDELPGLVTSLAEELGPIAMVGYHLSSWDGDASVLEIGGRTIELLGFSGDEPAGIILIGQDGHHLSLQVIPPDASEQSGEQALQEARSGSDDDVNAASRSLVARSVADVAEKLAQHEGRGDQQRTAALRPRIRQWCEDAAQQFVDAPVQQFVPILVEHIVRGRLMEFRAAASAS, via the coding sequence ATGCAGCGCCCAACCCGGTTGGAAATCAAGCCTTTTCGGCGAATTTCTGAGCACGTTGACGGGGCCTGGTGGCCGCGGTCCAGGCGACTGACCGACGAACTGCCCGGCCTGGTGACGTCGCTGGCCGAGGAACTGGGGCCGATCGCCATGGTCGGCTACCACCTCAGCAGCTGGGACGGCGACGCTTCGGTGCTCGAGATCGGCGGACGCACCATCGAACTGCTGGGCTTCAGCGGCGACGAGCCGGCCGGCATCATTCTGATCGGACAGGACGGGCACCACCTGAGCCTGCAGGTCATCCCGCCGGACGCCAGCGAACAGAGTGGCGAGCAAGCCCTGCAGGAGGCACGCTCAGGCTCCGACGACGACGTCAACGCCGCGAGCCGTTCGCTGGTCGCGCGATCGGTGGCCGACGTGGCAGAGAAACTGGCCCAGCACGAAGGCCGCGGCGACCAGCAGCGCACGGCGGCTCTGCGCCCACGGATCAGGCAATGGTGCGAAGACGCCGCTCAGCAGTTCGTCGACGCGCCGGTGCAGCAGTTCGTCCCGATCCTCGTCGAGCACATCGTGCGTGGCCGGTTGATGGAGTTCCGGGCAGCGGCGTCAGCTTCCTAG
- a CDS encoding cation-translocating P-type ATPase: protein MRLPGWGLVAGTALLGGGAATRVGRSVAHATPDIPALARTAAGVAIEAIGGPSVRRTSSNGDRRWIEVRGLRDEHAAQTAADVLAAVRATAGVRAAHLNPTLARVVVTLDTEAAGPSTAQLCRIVGEAERRGRRRLPREQPTSLPGDDAVLLGRVAAATAATVGLGLSLTGSLLRLPRLPDLLAVPPTLADHLPRLRREVDRRLGPDGADLLFGVVNATAAALTVSPAAAAAEAATCVLLAAEAWNGRLAWNRHEPGLGRHPGPEAGATKIAPTFPDGPAEHYADRAGAAGVAAAATIGLLSRNADAAGAAALAAVPKPLRAIREGFGCAMSRGLTNRHDALVLHPRALRLLDRVDAVMIDPRALYTDDLTVSRVLGVTDSQRTTAWDAVRAALAKDGLTPGWHRLADIPGAGGDGQALISPVRDPYAAAVVTEARRSRPRVLCLEEDGLRSLAQGFDHLYPLDGSVDDALAAAVAELKAGGATVALLTTSAMRAAHDSDVTIGVLRQGYTLPWGADVVVADLTGAWRMLHALPAARAATENAIRLSASASAVGALMLIPGVPGRSSVSVNLGMAASLWFGLRSAAKIFGDPIPEPEAGHDWHALPVREVRRLLPRPPDQAAEAALAWWRRWLPVRVLGGAMTKSWRLARDFTDEMRNDLSDPITPLLATGAAASALLGSPLDAFLVGNVLLLNAALSAEQQLRAQRILNRLLAVQDPPARRRVGPLDERRREKVPAKRLRPGDIIEVRAGEVVPADARLLHASSVDVDESTLTGESLPVSKQTEATPGAPLAERTCMLYAGTTMVAGTAVAVVTTVGSRTEMRRALAMTPRKSREIGLQRQLSRITRRALPFSVGGGAMVGLLSVARGTPLREAVAGAVTLIVAAIPEGLTLVVTLAQLAAARRLTGDSVLIRNAHSVEALARLNVVCFDKTGTLSENRLTVKAVRPAAGFDADEVLDAALSTTYSRHAHRVEHATDDAIVQAADGSGPRPRPTRDAFLPFQSGRPYAAALVGTRLTIKGSPEVLVSALAHRDGPLARAIEEMAGDGFRVLAVAERRLTHEQATAAAADPDLLESLCGAELTPVGLLGLADTPRPLAQAVLTELAKRDIGVRLITGDHPATATAIARDLGMDVSAGQVITGSDWEALHATQRAAAVQSRLVFARMSPEHKVEVVQALEKAGLVTAMVGDGVNDAAAIRAASVGIGMAARGSDAARTAADMVLLDGRIEGLLDALDEGQQLWRRVHSAVSVLLGGNTGELCFALITTLLTGRSVLNARQMLLVNMLTDALPAAALAVSPQNHDGAVDRDEAAMWRAIGIRGVATTIGAMLAWAMGRATGTRRRAATVALIGLVATQLVQTLADSRSGLVVATAGGSLLVLAVVISTPGLSQLFGCTPVGPLGWGQGLLAAAAACLVAVLAPDLLARASHGARQIIGRVNDFAPA from the coding sequence ATGCGTCTGCCCGGATGGGGCCTGGTGGCGGGCACCGCGCTGCTGGGAGGCGGCGCGGCAACACGGGTGGGCAGGTCGGTGGCGCATGCCACGCCCGACATCCCGGCGTTGGCCCGCACCGCCGCAGGCGTCGCGATCGAGGCGATCGGCGGCCCATCGGTGCGCCGTACCAGCAGCAACGGCGACCGGCGCTGGATCGAGGTGCGGGGGCTGCGCGACGAACACGCCGCGCAGACCGCCGCCGACGTGCTGGCGGCGGTCCGCGCCACTGCGGGTGTGCGGGCGGCACACCTGAACCCGACGCTGGCCCGGGTGGTCGTAACGCTGGACACCGAGGCCGCCGGGCCGTCCACGGCCCAGCTGTGCCGGATCGTCGGCGAGGCCGAACGCCGCGGCCGTCGGCGGTTGCCCCGGGAGCAACCGACCAGCTTGCCCGGGGACGACGCGGTCCTGCTGGGCAGAGTGGCCGCGGCCACCGCCGCCACTGTGGGCCTTGGCCTTTCGCTGACCGGCAGCCTGCTGCGGCTACCCCGACTGCCCGACCTGCTGGCGGTGCCGCCGACGCTGGCCGACCACCTGCCGCGGTTGCGCCGCGAGGTGGACCGCCGGCTCGGACCGGACGGCGCCGACCTTTTGTTCGGCGTCGTCAACGCGACCGCTGCAGCACTGACGGTGTCGCCCGCGGCGGCGGCCGCCGAAGCCGCTACCTGCGTGCTGCTGGCGGCCGAGGCGTGGAACGGCCGGCTGGCGTGGAACCGCCATGAACCCGGGCTGGGCCGTCACCCGGGTCCGGAGGCCGGCGCGACGAAGATCGCCCCGACGTTCCCCGACGGTCCCGCGGAGCACTATGCAGACCGGGCCGGCGCGGCCGGCGTCGCCGCCGCCGCGACGATAGGCCTGTTGTCGCGCAACGCCGATGCGGCCGGCGCGGCGGCGCTGGCCGCCGTGCCGAAGCCGCTGCGCGCCATCCGCGAGGGATTCGGCTGCGCGATGAGCCGGGGCCTGACGAACCGGCACGACGCCCTGGTGCTGCACCCCCGCGCCCTGCGCCTACTCGACCGGGTCGACGCCGTCATGATCGACCCTCGGGCCCTGTACACCGACGACCTGACGGTGAGTCGCGTTCTGGGAGTGACGGATTCGCAGCGCACCACGGCCTGGGACGCGGTCCGCGCCGCGCTGGCGAAGGACGGGCTGACACCCGGATGGCACCGGCTGGCGGACATTCCCGGAGCCGGCGGCGACGGTCAGGCGCTGATCAGTCCGGTTCGAGATCCGTACGCCGCGGCGGTCGTCACCGAGGCGCGTCGCTCGCGACCGCGGGTACTCTGCCTCGAAGAAGACGGATTGCGTTCGCTGGCACAGGGATTCGACCACCTCTACCCCTTGGACGGGTCGGTCGACGACGCGTTGGCAGCAGCCGTGGCGGAGCTGAAGGCCGGCGGGGCCACCGTGGCGTTGCTGACCACCTCGGCGATGCGGGCCGCCCATGACTCCGACGTCACCATCGGCGTGCTGCGGCAGGGGTACACCCTCCCCTGGGGCGCCGACGTCGTGGTCGCCGACCTCACCGGCGCCTGGCGGATGTTGCACGCGCTGCCCGCCGCCCGGGCCGCCACCGAAAACGCGATCCGGCTGTCGGCGTCGGCCTCGGCCGTCGGCGCGCTGATGTTGATCCCGGGCGTCCCGGGGCGCAGTTCGGTGTCGGTGAACCTCGGCATGGCGGCCAGCCTGTGGTTCGGATTACGTTCGGCTGCAAAAATTTTCGGGGACCCGATACCCGAGCCGGAAGCCGGCCACGACTGGCACGCGCTGCCGGTGCGGGAGGTGCGGCGGCTGTTGCCGCGCCCGCCCGACCAAGCCGCCGAAGCGGCGCTTGCCTGGTGGCGACGGTGGTTGCCGGTGCGGGTGCTGGGCGGCGCGATGACGAAATCGTGGCGCCTCGCGCGCGATTTCACCGACGAGATGCGCAACGACCTGTCCGATCCCATCACCCCGCTGCTGGCCACCGGTGCCGCGGCCAGTGCGCTGCTCGGCTCACCGCTGGACGCGTTCCTGGTGGGTAACGTGTTGCTGCTCAACGCGGCACTGTCGGCCGAGCAGCAACTGCGTGCCCAACGCATTCTCAATCGCCTTCTGGCGGTGCAGGATCCACCGGCGCGGCGGCGGGTGGGCCCGCTCGACGAGCGGCGCCGCGAGAAGGTGCCCGCCAAACGACTGCGTCCGGGCGACATCATCGAAGTCCGTGCGGGCGAAGTGGTTCCGGCCGACGCGCGACTATTGCACGCGTCCAGCGTGGACGTCGACGAATCGACGCTGACGGGTGAGTCGCTGCCGGTGTCGAAGCAGACCGAGGCGACACCGGGCGCGCCGCTGGCCGAACGGACCTGCATGCTCTATGCCGGAACCACGATGGTCGCGGGCACGGCGGTGGCCGTGGTGACCACGGTGGGTTCGCGGACCGAGATGCGCCGGGCGCTCGCGATGACGCCGAGAAAGTCCCGCGAGATCGGGCTGCAGCGGCAATTGAGCCGAATCACCCGGCGCGCATTGCCGTTCAGCGTCGGCGGCGGGGCCATGGTCGGACTGCTGAGCGTCGCCCGGGGCACCCCCCTGCGGGAGGCGGTGGCGGGCGCGGTCACGTTGATCGTGGCGGCGATCCCGGAGGGGTTGACGCTGGTGGTGACGCTGGCCCAGTTGGCCGCCGCGCGCCGGCTCACCGGCGATTCGGTGCTGATCCGTAACGCCCACTCGGTCGAGGCGCTGGCCCGGTTGAACGTGGTGTGCTTCGACAAGACCGGCACGCTGAGCGAGAACCGGCTGACGGTCAAGGCGGTGCGTCCGGCGGCGGGCTTCGACGCCGACGAGGTGCTCGACGCGGCGCTGAGCACAACGTATTCCAGGCACGCGCACCGCGTCGAACACGCCACCGACGACGCGATCGTCCAGGCAGCCGACGGTTCGGGGCCGCGCCCGCGACCAACCCGGGACGCGTTCCTGCCTTTTCAATCCGGCCGTCCGTACGCGGCCGCGCTCGTCGGCACCCGGCTGACCATCAAAGGGTCACCGGAGGTGCTCGTGTCGGCGCTCGCCCACCGCGACGGACCGTTGGCTCGGGCGATCGAGGAGATGGCCGGCGACGGTTTCCGGGTACTGGCGGTGGCCGAACGCCGGCTCACCCACGAACAGGCCACGGCCGCCGCGGCGGATCCGGATCTGCTGGAGAGCCTGTGCGGTGCGGAACTCACCCCTGTCGGGCTGCTCGGGCTCGCCGATACGCCGCGGCCGTTGGCGCAGGCGGTGCTCACCGAGCTTGCCAAGCGCGATATCGGGGTCCGGTTGATCACCGGCGATCATCCCGCCACCGCGACCGCGATCGCCCGGGACCTGGGCATGGACGTCTCCGCCGGACAGGTCATCACCGGAAGTGACTGGGAGGCGCTACATGCCACGCAGCGCGCGGCCGCCGTGCAATCCAGGCTGGTGTTCGCCCGAATGTCGCCGGAACACAAGGTGGAAGTGGTCCAGGCGCTGGAGAAGGCCGGGCTGGTCACCGCGATGGTCGGGGACGGCGTCAACGATGCCGCCGCGATCAGGGCGGCCAGCGTGGGGATCGGGATGGCCGCGCGCGGCAGCGACGCCGCCCGCACCGCCGCCGACATGGTGCTGCTCGACGGGCGGATCGAGGGGCTGCTCGACGCGCTCGACGAAGGCCAGCAGCTGTGGCGGCGGGTGCACTCGGCGGTGTCGGTGCTGTTGGGCGGCAACACCGGCGAACTGTGCTTCGCGTTGATCACCACCTTGCTGACCGGCCGATCGGTGCTCAACGCCCGGCAGATGCTCCTGGTCAACATGCTCACCGATGCGCTGCCGGCCGCCGCTCTCGCGGTCAGCCCGCAGAACCACGACGGCGCGGTCGACCGCGACGAGGCGGCCATGTGGCGCGCCATCGGCATCCGTGGTGTCGCCACCACGATCGGCGCCATGCTGGCGTGGGCGATGGGCCGCGCCACCGGCACCCGGCGCCGGGCGGCGACGGTGGCGCTGATCGGGCTGGTAGCCACCCAGCTCGTGCAGACGCTGGCCGATTCGCGCAGCGGGCTGGTGGTGGCCACCGCAGGTGGCTCCCTCCTCGTGCTCGCGGTGGTGATATCCACTCCGGGTCTCAGCCAGCTATTCGGGTGCACCCCGGTGGGCCCGCTGGGGTGGGGTCAGGGGCTGCTGGCCGCAGCGGCGGCCTGTCTGGTGGCAGTGCTCGCACCCGACCTGTTGGCTCGTGCGTCGCACGGCGCTCGCCAGATCATCGGCCGGGTCAACGATTTCGCGCCCGCTTAA